Genomic window (Gymnogyps californianus isolate 813 chromosome 2, ASM1813914v2, whole genome shotgun sequence):
GCAATTTCAGAGTAATCGTGGTAATGAGCCAAGTCGGCAAAGATGTCATTGGGGTTCTTGCAGTTCAGGTTGCAAAAACAAGCATTGATCCACATGATTTTCCAGGAAAACTCAGTTCCATCTGGGCACTGAAACCTCACTTCAATAGTCTTGGACTTGTAGGGTGTGCAGCACCTGTTGTCCGTGCAGACGCCGCAATATTTGGGTCTATATGGACTTTTGCTCACACATCCTGAGATGGTGTAGTTCATTGGTTCATTGGCTCTGTAGACAGCCAAGCACTTCTTCCCAGGCTAAatcagagaagaacagaaaaagtgaCAGGTTAATATTCATTGCTGACACAGGTAGGACATACAAACCACCTTCCCGATATTTAAAGGGTTTTAAAGCTGTTTTAGGAAGCATTTTACAGCCCTGATCTAGAGGGTGTGACAGATTTACACGTTTAGATATATGAACCCAAAAGCTGCAAGTAGGATACTTGCACAATACAGTTCATGGCCATGACAGTAGTGCACCATCGCTTTTCCGCTAGCCGAGTCACAGGTCTGTCCGaaccagcagccagcacagcagacTTGGCTTGCCTTTCCTTGCAAGGACCTTTTGGCTGGAACGAAAGCTCTGAGGGGAAGGTTTTCATACCAGTGTGTGGAAGCACAGGGAGGACACATTTTTGACCTCTCTGCAGCACAGTAAGTCCATGTAGAAGTGCACCCCTCAGAAGCCTGAATGCTGCCAAACAAAGGCTGACTCCGTGTCTAAGCAAAGCTCAAGGGGTGCGCGAAGAAACAATCCCCACCTTAATGTGCTTGGTTATATCCACCTCGCAGGGCCGCATGTTGCACAGGCGGCTTTCCTTCAGGAGCCGGCACTGGTCATTGTCGTTGGAAATCCTGGTGGAGATGCCCAGCCCGCAGGTCTTTGAGCAGGGACTCCAGGGTGAGGTGTGAACGATGCAGTTCTTCTGCCAGGGTTCATCCTCTCCCTCGTACGCTGCAGAGACCAGATTAACCCCACGTTATTCAGCTGGGGCAGCTTTCCATATTAAACACCCTCCCCCCAGCTCATTACACATTCAGGCCACTAACCCAAATAATTAAATCACAGCAAAGTGGCTCAGCATTCCTGCGAACCTCCTCATCCCACCCCCTTTGCCGCTGACCTACTTGTGTCGGACCCTCCAGTGCTGCGAGCGCTCGGGGCCAAGgctcatttctttatttcccttcGCAGCCTCACACAAGGGGGTCCTTGTCTGGGACCCCCAGGTGCTGCCACAATACAAACACTTAATTACAGAAGCCTGCGCCAGCCGGTGCAAAAAAGGGATGAGATCTGATCTCACCATGAAGGTTTATTTCTGAGCTCATTCAATTGATTCTCTGTAGCAGAAAGTGGTCGACAGTCTTTGCTGGATCGCCGAGGGGATTGGGAAACAGCCACAGCCTTTCACTGGGAGGAAGAGCAGCTTGAATAGCTCTCAGGGAGCTCGGCAGCCACTTGAAGAAAGGGTGGGCTCTGTTTTGAAAGCAGCCGACAACCCCAGTTCAGATTCCTTCACAGCCTTGGCCAAAGTCCCCACTGATCTGCAACTCACAGTACAGCCTACAGGCAAAACTCTGATAGAAACTCTGCTGCATTGAGCCTGCTCATTATTATATTTAGtattatattaattattatattaaatgtaataaatgcTAGTCTCACTTCTATAAGACTTCTACTTATAAGAGAAAAAGTCAGGCAAGGAAAGCTGTGTTATGCCCATTTTGGGACACAGGCCATGAAGATATAAGGCCAATTTCAGTAGTAGATGTTTTGAATTTAGACCTACCTCACAGTTCAAAGCTATCGGGGAAAGAAGTAAGGGCTAAACTCTGGTGTTTTTAACCCACAAAATGGAGACCGAGGCTTTGTTTTGTGCAACAAAAATACAgaccagggaaaaaaacccttaccATCAAGGAACCAAAATCCTGGTTTACAACAAGCATCCTCTGTCCCCTTGAGATCGGCTTTTGTGAGATAGTCTAAAATATGAAGCTAATGTGGCTAATGTCACTACATTGCATCACAGGGTGTTATGAGGATAAATTTAAGACATATGGGAAGGTGAGCCCATCTTAAGCATTTGGGACCATGTTTGAGTCAAATGGTACCACCTCTGTGCAGAGGGCTATATGATCCTCTCTATGAATGTGAACATGAGGAAAGATACCCTATGTGATACATAAAATAGGTAGTTTAATAATGTCATCAGTCCAGAATTGCTAAAAAACTATACTAACGTAAAGACAATTTACCCCAATTGGCAGTGAAACTTCCACCACAATAACTGTTTTCAAGGTGTTACGTAAGTTTGGGACTACTAAGATACAGGGGCTTTAAAATCATACTACTAAGGCAATATAACCCAGACAGAAAGCCTCAGTCCCAAGTTAAACTGAGCCCATTCTGTTTTCCAGAGGGcccagactgaaaaaaaaaaaaaaaagctgaagtaaaaaGGACTTGTGACATCTTCAAAGTGCCAGCAGATGTGTGCTTCAAAGGGGGCTTTGTCACACAAGCATGTTTGATGGATCTCATATTGCTGCTAAGGAGTTCAAGGACACCACTGGTGTTTGCATGTCCTGTCCTTCCCTACATGCTGTATAGGAGTCTCTGTGCCTCGTTCACACAAAGACCAGATGCCTGCCGGGTCTGGCAGTACAAGCTGATACTTTGGTTGTAAACTCTGACTTCAGTTGCCCGATGACAAAGGAGAAGTCCACCTCACTTCCACCATACCTGCAGAGGAGATGTGGCGCGGAGACGTCTTCCTGATTTTCTTGGAGTCATCACAAATCCACTGCTCGCAGCACTTCCCTGCCATCTTAATCAGCTTTGGGTTTGGGCACCAGACAAGAGGAGGACGTGAGTTTGTGCACATGGGAATACAACCCACAGCCCCATTAATGCACGTGCAGTTGTATTTGCAGTTGGGCTGAAATGTGTCCCCATTGTTATACCTGACTCCATTGAGGACACATCCTACACCGACAatctctgaaaggaaagaaaaagagagaaagacacaCAGAGCACCATTAAAATAATGCTGGCAATGAACAGTGCTGATGTGTTTCTTTACCAAGCTGCTCCCTGGGCTAACGGAGCCGACGCGGAGACATGGCAGTGCTGCAGGGTGATGTGTTCAGTGTGATGCTGAGCCAAATGTGGTCACACCGTCTAGgaaactgttttcattctgaatcacagcaaaaaaaagaatcttttaatccttcatggaaaaaagaagttagaaaataaaacaagttttttccacaaatgctcacttaaaaaatcatttcatgGCATGCTGGTAAAAGTTATTCACAGTAGGAGCAATCAAAGTAATGAAAACAGATATTGAGTGAAATTTGAGATTTTCAGGGACATATGAGAGGACTACAGGGAGATGCAAATATGACACAGCTCTTCACAACACCTGTACCCGTCTGAAGCAGAAGGGGGAGGACAGCCAAGGTAGCAAAGGAGCACCTAAAATGGCACGGGATTGCTATATTTAGGCAAGTAGATCCCACCCAGTTTATCATATAACAGTTTTATTGGAAAATGAAGTAACACATTATAAAGCCATGAAAATTAGTATTTGaagcataattttaaataaaatcacaaaaaatcaagctttttgATTGCTCGTGAACAGGAATCACATTGAGTCAAGAAGTAGcaacttttttgtttcaaagttatGGACAGTTATTTGGAACCAGTGGCAGAAATCTTCTAATGGGAAATTCaaacttcagtttcttgtttGGTCACACGGAGGCAGTGTGCATGCACAGATCAGGTTGCTTAAGCTTTAAGTTTGGTTGGAAATGGAGCTGCAATGTGGCTGCTTCAGGGCCTACACAAATTGAAATGCTGGATTAAAATTCTGCAAAGGCTTCCTATTTTTAGAATGGGCTGAATGAAAACATCAAACGCAAATCCCTTCTTCTGCACAAAAATGAAGGTTGTTGGAATTCGAAGCACAGATCCAGATCTCCAGTTCATGCTCAGCTCTGATTTTGATAATGCTTCAGCCTTTGTATTGAAGACACCTCACTCAGTGCTGGAGCCGGAGCTGAGAACTCAGTTAAACTTCTAGGTGTGCACATGGATTACGACAGTTcaagaaaatgctgtatttcctGGTGTTTTGCTACCTGCATATCCCTGCTGGACTGTGTTAACTCAGCCTCCTGCAGGTCTCATACATCAAGAGGTTCGTCATGAGAACATCCCCAACCACAGATAAAGGGGCTGTTGAATACCTTCATGCAGAACCTCGCTGAATCTGCATCTAAATTAGGCAATTTGGGAGCACATCCCTATTCCTAGCCCCACATGCACAATGCCAGTCTCCCCAACCTGGGCACGTGCTCAGCACCCTGCTGTCTCTGCTTTGGTGCAGAGAAAAGCCAACAACAAAGGGAGAGCTGTAGTGACTCCCAGCAGGCTCCTGTCTGATGTCTGGGTGACCAGATCCTGGCACGCACCGCAGCATGCCAGTCCAGATACAGCCTGAATCTCCCACGGTTTCACCCCATTCCCTTTCCCAACACCACTTCCTAGCTCTTTCAGGATCTTTATTTTCCACAAATTATATTGTTTCGGTAGTTCTGCATGCACTGGATTCTCTAGACCTAGCTTTTGGCATCCAGGTGCAAAGAAAATTCCTCACAGCAGTTAGTCCCCAACACCCAGGACAGGAGTCCCACTCTTGCCTTCACTCACCCTGTGGTCAGGCCAGTAGCTGGTGTACTCAGAGTGGAGTGATGCAGCCTATATAGGACCCAGTGCACGAGAAAGAACATGTCAGCAGAACCTGTCGTGTGCATCTACCTGGATGCTGAAAGCAAGGGGAAGACCACAGCTTTCTATGGCAGCCAGAGACAACCTGCTTCACTTCCTAACCATGGAAACACCTACTTCCGATGGCCCTCAGCTGTGCACACCACAATGCCCCTCACCATATAGCCATAAATGTCACATGATAGGGGATATATTGTCATGGCAGTAGGGATGTGAAAGTGCAGATTGGAAATCCTTCCAGACCTCACTGGGGAAGCTGGGGATCAGTCTTCCTACATCACAGTGCTGTTGCCACAGGCATACTGAATACCTGTGATGTATGGGAAGACTACAGAACCCAAAAAATATCCAGctaagaaagcaagcatttaaataaataaacgtGAAACAACGTGAAGGTCTTTAAAGAGGCCTAGGAAGGCTGAGGTATCTTTAAGACAACATccagcttgttttcttctcccaacGTAGGGCCAGCTGTAATGGCGTCATTCTtgacagatgtttgtctaaCCTGTTCTTACAGACCTCCCATGAATGCTACACACACACTCCAGACAATACATTTGAATGATCTCATATTCTCTTTTCTTAACCCTGGATCTTTTCTAATCTTGAAAACCAATGTTTAAGCTTACAGCTCCTTGCACATAccttcttttgttattttgccCATATCCTACAAAAATCTGGTTAGGCTGCActttttgaatgcttttttttttgtggctgatCTAATGGAAAGCCACGTTCATTTCTAACTACACTTCCCATCCTTCTTCTGCTGAGGAACAGCAACCCCTAGTATCATTTCTGTGAGGAACTGCTAGCTA
Coding sequences:
- the CCN4 gene encoding CCN family member 4 isoform X3; this encodes MRWLLPWILATSSILQAIAQTSTTMTPTVPAMTEAYTRTQYCKWPCECPKSPPRCSVGVSLVTDGCDCCKMCAKQRGESCTEADTCDFHRGLYCDYSGDRPRDCRCRMCPQWSQLIKMAGKCCEQWICDDSKKIRKTSPRHISSAAYEGEDEPWQKNCIVHTSPWSPCSKTCGLGISTRISNDNDQCRLLKESRLCNMRPCEVDITKHIKPGKKCLAVYRANEPMNYTISGCVSKSPYRPKYCGVCTDNRCCTPYKSKTIEVRFQCPDGTEFSWKIMWINACFCNLNCKNPNDIFADLAHYHDYSEIAN
- the CCN4 gene encoding CCN family member 4 isoform X1 — protein: MRWLLPWILATSSILQAIAQTSTTMTPTVPAMTEAYTRTQYCKWPCECPKSPPRCSVGVSLVTDGCDCCKMCAKQRGESCTEADTCDFHRGLYCDYSGDRPRYEIGVCAQIVGVGCVLNGVRYNNGDTFQPNCKYNCTCINGAVGCIPMCTNSRPPLVWCPNPKLIKMAGKCCEQWICDDSKKIRKTSPRHISSAAYEGEDEPWQKNCIVHTSPWSPCSKTCGLGISTRISNDNDQCRLLKESRLCNMRPCEVDITKHIKPGKKCLAVYRANEPMNYTISGCVSKSPYRPKYCGVCTDNRCCTPYKSKTIEVRFQCPDGTEFSWKIMWINACFCNLNCKNPNDIFADLAHYHDYSEIAN
- the CCN4 gene encoding CCN family member 4 isoform X4, whose product is MRWLLPWILATSSILQAIAQTSTTMTPTVPAMTEAYTRTQYWACTVTTVETDLEIVGVGCVLNGVRYNNGDTFQPNCKYNCTCINGAVGCIPMCTNSRPPLVWCPNPKLIKMAGKCCEQWICDDSKKIRKTSPRHISSAAYEGEDEPWQKNCIVHTSPWSPCSKTCGLGISTRISNDNDQCRLLKESRLCNMRPCEVDITKHIKPGKKCLAVYRANEPMNYTISGCVSKSPYRPKYCGVCTDNRCCTPYKSKTIEVRFQCPDGTEFSWKIMWINACFCNLNCKNPNDIFADLAHYHDYSEIAN
- the CCN4 gene encoding CCN family member 4 isoform X2 translates to MYLIPASRDEVAFALDSSNKQYFAGHCPDLHHHDPHRPCHDRGLHADSVLGLYCDYSGDRPRYEIGVCAQIVGVGCVLNGVRYNNGDTFQPNCKYNCTCINGAVGCIPMCTNSRPPLVWCPNPKLIKMAGKCCEQWICDDSKKIRKTSPRHISSAAYEGEDEPWQKNCIVHTSPWSPCSKTCGLGISTRISNDNDQCRLLKESRLCNMRPCEVDITKHIKPGKKCLAVYRANEPMNYTISGCVSKSPYRPKYCGVCTDNRCCTPYKSKTIEVRFQCPDGTEFSWKIMWINACFCNLNCKNPNDIFADLAHYHDYSEIAN